The DNA sequence AAAGTAGCTTTGAATGCATTTGTTGAAGGGAAACACCAATAGTGTTctgtatactgtacaatggaatTCAACTGCAAAAACTCAACTACAAAATACTAATCTTCTCACATCTTTTAAATCATTGCTCCCACCCACaacaacaataagaataaaatacaacaatagatgcaaaacggAAATATAAAGAACATATTAAACTCTTATTAGCATATCTAGGACAGCATGCAAGTGTGTGTACATGGACTTTACAAAtgcatttgttttacagtttcaccTCCTGGATGTCTGAAAAAATCACATCTATGACCTACTGGTGGTTGAAAACTAAAAACTAGACTCACGGCTTCAGTAGacaatgttttgctttttctaaTGTTGGGGTAATTTTAGGGAAAGTCTTCAAATCTCAAGCTGAAATCATTTAGGGGATTTTCTCTGTTATTAAACATAGTaaccaggtcatttttgaccctaagacaacacaagggttaaataaactagaaaagatTAGTTGAATTGACTACAtttctttttgatgttttgcagTGCATATAATGTGTGATATCCATAGTGCATCATACATATGTGCATTAAAGTAACATGTAAACctattttataataaaaacGTCCTCTGTATGTTTGCGGACTCTTGCAGGTGTTGATTGAGAGTCTGGTTGCGTTGGGCGCTCAGTGTCGCTGGTCGGCCTGTAACATCTTCTCCACTCAGAACGCTGTGGCCGCTGCTCTGGCTGAAGCAGGTAGAGCTCAGAATCAGCTCCTTCACCAAACTCTTCAGGTtcttcacttcctgttttgatCCTCACACTCTTTACACATCCTTTTCTCTCAGGCACCGCAGTGTTCGCGTGGAGAGGAGAATCAGAGGACGACTTCTGGTGGTGTATTGACAAATGTGTTGGAGCTCGATCCTGGCAGCCCAACATGGTACGCCGATCAAACTCCTGATCACAGAGATGGACATGGAAACAAAAAGGATAGTTCATTTAAACATGGAATTTAAGTTGACAAGTTAGGTGTCATGATCTTATCCAAAGAtcgacagaaaataaaagaatataaaCACAAACCAGAGGAGCGAGGAGAAGAATCAGACCAGAGAACATGATGTAGCGGCCCCTTGGATTCATTCAGCAAGACGCAGAGAGTTTCAAACGGGTGTTGATTTATTCTCACTCTCGACCAGCGCCGTGTACCATAAGCACCgtgaaaactacagaattaaatagaatacaaaatgcttcactgtagtatcacaaacaattcacataaaaatcatgtttacatccaatacaaataaacgtaactcatctgataataatgcatatttaacattttcataccTCATTCCGCCGTTCCAAGGGCGCTAATTTAAGTGTTAGCCATCCGCTAGCATGCTctccagctcacacacacacacgtcgctGTTCAGAGCTACGAAAACAGTATAATGAGGTAAATCACAATGTAAATCATTCCTTAATACAATTCAAATAGATAAACGTGATGTATAACTCCCGTTTTAGACAGCTTTTACCGTTTCTCCTACGACGCGTGAGCACAACGTTgtttagacaaagaaacaggaagttcgGCGTCACAAAACCGCAGAAGAAGAAACGCGcgcttaacaaaataaaagcggaacagaccacaaggtggcactgcaggactacaatgtcttcttaatacataaacaatattgtgcaggagaataataatacaatttatcAGACATTTACACATGAAGGTAGcaaacaggaggaaaactgagagGACAAACTGAATAAAGTAGTAAATAGTAAATATAGGCGAAGATGAAGGACTATACAGAGAGAATTAATTGTGGAGACATAACCAGGTAAAGCTAATGAGGGCAATCAAAGAGGAGGGAAACGGAGACAAAGGGAGGAGCTAAAACTACAAGAGACACACAGGGAGTGATAATTACACAATAAAATAGGATATCCCAGCTGAAGAATGTGACATATTTctgttcaaaaaaatgaaattaatgtgATGTTGGAGTTGAAATTTAGGTGGAAGCTGTACACTAATTTTCTGcaatatttaaacaaatattactcatttttatttcatttatttaatctttatttaaccagataaaaGACCCAGGCGTGACCTGACcaagagaggcagcagcaaatgtcatagtaaaaaaaaaaaaaacagacagaaaacaataacaacaaacaaaaatattaaatacaagcaATTAGATACATAACATGCGGGAATTAGTTTTACAATAACAATTTGAGAACACAGGCACTGTTCGAAGGATTTCCATTGTCGATATTTTAAGAGAGCAAAAGGCATCCAATGAAACAAATTTTGACAGTTTCAGTTCAGATTGGAGGGTATTCCAAGCAGAGGAActgcaaaatgttgaaaaatgtcatgtttataATTGTGACTTTGTGGTAGTCTGATCACCAAAATCCAGACATTAGGCACTTTTTATTGGGCTGTGAAGCAACCAATTTCTCCAAACGTCTTCAAATCAAACTagtgattttgtatttaaacatatttagagtCTGGGTGAACTGTGCCTTCACAGTAACGGAAACTTTAACCTGTGTTTTTCACTGTTCTTAGATTTTGGATGATGGCGGCGACTTGACCCATTGGATCTATAAAAAGTATCCGAGCATATTCAAGAGGATCAGAGGCATCGTGGAGGAGAGCGTTACAGGCGTCTATCGGTTAGATTCACACAAAGCCTGAATGATGTTGCGTCAGATTTACAAAGTCATTCAGCATCTCATTTATGTGCGTCTGCACCTGTTTCAGGCTGTATCAGCTGTCGAAGGCCAGCAGACTGTGTGTTCCTGCTATGAACGTTAATGACTCTGTGACGAAGCAGAAATTTGACAACCTTTACTGCTGCAAGGAGTCCATACTGGATGGGTAATGAATATgttgtaaatgagtaaaatcactcGCACAGCAGAGATCTAAATGTGCTGAACGCTTCTGTCAGATTGAAGCGAACCACTGACGTCATGTTTGGAGGAAAACAAGTGGTGGTGTGTGGATACGGTGAGGTCAGTGTGACACAAGTGCAGCATATGCGTCCTATAAACTAACGCTTGCATTTTATGCTGCTGTATCaacctcttttctttctcctggtAGGTTGGCAAAGGTTGCTGCGCTGCCCTGAAAGCATTGGGTGCTGTTGTATATGTAACAGAAGTGGATCCCATTTGTGCCCTTCAGGCCTGGTATGAATAGAGGAAGCTTTTATCAGCACAGATGTGGAGTGTGTTCTCTCCTCCCAAAGCCACATGGGAACAGAACACCATGAAATTCTGTTTTAACTCCTTTCATTCACCCTCTTTTCCTCTCAGCATGGATGGCTTCAGAGTGACTAAACTCAGCGAAACGATCAGACACATAGACATGGTCGTCACCTGCACAGGtaacagaaaaatgtcactCACACTGAAAATCTTTTAATCTGCTTGCTTCTATTTAATCTCTGTATCTCTGCAGGTAATAAAAATGTGGTGGGGAGAGAGCATCTGGACAAAATGAAGAATGGCTGCATCGTCTGCAACATGGGACACTCCAACACTGAGATAGATTTGGTAAAGAtacagacaccaaacactgcacccATTCACAAACACAAGCATGGTGGCAGCACCATCATTATGTGAGGATGTTTCATGGCAGCAGTCGCTGGAAGTCTTGTAAAAGTAGAAGGTAAATTTAATCAAGCAAAGTGGAAGGAAATTTTGAAGGACAACATGGCGTAGTCTGTAAAAGAACTGTGACTTGGGAGAAGatctgttttccagcaagacaatgacctgaaaaatacattcaaagctatgcagaaatgtttaaagtcaaagtcagctttattgtcaattcttcaatatgtacatgacatacgaAGAATCGAAATTACattactctctcttcgtgcaacagtagacattaaacacttagaaaataagatataaaagagcaaaaaagaacaaaggaagcaaaactagagccgagcaacaactaagaactacgaaagacaacaaggtgaatgttctggagtggtcaagtcagagcccagacctcagtccaactgagaatttgtgAATTTGTGACTGGACTTTGAAAGGGTTGTTCACTTATGATCCCTGTGCAATCTGACAGTTTAAGCAGATCTGCAAAAAAAGATTGCAGTAAAATTGCAATATGAAGATGTGCAAAGTGGATTGAGACCCTTACATAAAGCTTAAAACAatctcttatttatttatttgccattactttgtagaaatctgttttcactatGACACTTCAActaatcttttttgttttatgtatatGCTTGGTAGTTTAATATATTGGCTTCTGTTTCTCAGGCGAGTTTGCGGACCACGGAGCTGAAGTGGGAGCATGTGAGGCCTCAGGTGGACCACATCATCTGGCCTGATGGCAAGAGAATCGTCCTGCTGGCTGAGGTGACATTGCTCTTTTTAGTCCTGCCACTGTAAAGTTATTGAAGATGACACATGTGAGTAGCATTTGTAGTCCATCCTCAGCCCACTACCAGTATCACTATCTATCACAAGAGGTGATGATAGTGGACAGAGACAAAAGAGGAAGTGTGGAAGATGTGGTCCTGGATTCACTGACAAGCTTTCACAGCATTAcctaaaataaaagtttaaccctcctgttgttctcatttacgggcaccaaaaaatatagtttccttgtccgaaaaaatccaaaaattcagcaaaaaaataaaaaattctcccaaatttctgaaaatgttcaaaaccttcaggaagaaaatcccaatagttctttaaaagtttcccttaaaagttttattttaaaaaaaaaattccccaaatttctgaaaattttcaaaaccttcaggaagacaATCCCAAtagttctttaaaagtttcccttaaaagttttattttaaaaaaaaaaaatcccccaaatttggcaagaaaattcttgcaaatattttcaaaaaatgagtaaaaatcttcccaaaaaatcctaaaaatatctaaagtgattccatatatatcagtaaaacttctaatattttatttaagaacattcacataaaaatccgAGTGagtttcgctggattttggttgatttttttgtgaatgttcttaagaaacatttttaacatttctttttttccaccaaaaaatgttcaaagatttcccaaaaatgttgaaaatgtggacatcagaagtttcactgtgaaaaatgtatttttttcccacattttcaaactttaaaacgggtcagttttgactcacaggacgacacgagggttaatgaagATGCACATATGAGTTGTATCTGGCAGATGGGAATGATGAGGCTTTACGACAGATCTACCTTTCCTCTCTGCTTGGAAACTGAAAAGCCCTCCTGAGGATACAGATACAACAAACCATTGCAGAGGTCTTGACAGCCAGTTTTGATGTATCGTTGGTAGACTTCAGACGTCTGGCAGGCCTGGATTGAATTAAGTGATCTGGGCTGGACAGGCTGCTTTGATAAGGAAGGAGCAACCCGAGAacgattttttttgttgttgttttggagaCACTCCGGTAATTGTTAGATCTTGCTGCAGTGAGACAATAACCAGAACAGCTGTCTATGTGGACGGGTCGATAGATAATTGCTGGACTTTTTgaaacatagttgacatttttgctgttttcaggcctaaaatcaactaaaaccaaacaccacatggcatttttatagaaagattcttctaaatattatatatacaattgagataaatttaaagttatttctaaagatattgtagtaaacctgttgacatgccataaatccacacttgactcacacattactttatattaaactTTATATTGAATCCACATTCAAGAGCAAGATAAACATTACAGTGTGCTTTGATCAACCTATATCACTCTATTAATATTGTGTTTATCACACAGCGACTTACAAACCACAACTTACTTGTAATCAAATGTATATTCAGATCATTTCAAGTGAAAGTACTGCTTAGAGGAAGGCCATCCAGCAAAATTCCAATTATTGAGCGCCACATCCTGAAAACATTTAGACTTCTTTCTGCACTGACTATGTTGAAGCTAAAATATCTGGACGGTTTAATCTGCAGTCTGTTGCCGGTTTATTAGATACATCTGGCTGAAGTGAATTCAGTGAAATACTGCAGGTTTAAAAGATACTGAATCAAATTAAAGCACTGACACAACTCACTGGGACACTTTGTGCACATCAGGATTTATTTCTGTGCTGAATttgtcgttgtttctctgatgtccgtgatgtgcaggtggagaagaaacgcccgttgacactTTTTTCCTAATCTGACAAATTAGAACATGAAAtaacaggtaaacacacacgaTAATAATCTCATTAATGAAGGTTATATGTTGTTATGCAGCCTTCATCAGTGACACCAGCGTTTACCtgctatttcattttaaaatgaaaaggtTTATTGAAGCTTTTTATGCGAGAACTAACATTGATCAAAAACATTTCGAATTGAAAATAGCATTCTCTAGAGCAGACAAACATAACTTTGAGTCTCCGAACTCAATGTAATGTTCTCAGTTTCTTTAAgcatgtatttttattcatgatGTAGTTTTATCTGCCCCATCAAAAGTTCAAAGGTCTTCATTCCGCCGCATCTTCAACCCACAGTGGATCATTAAAATGCCGGCttcttttaaacacacacaaactccctgagtcGTTGCAGTTTCACCCTTAATCTGCTGGACAAGTGTGGGAATCAAACACATCAGAAGTCTTTCCAGTACCATCTTTCTGCACAGCTGATTGGAGAATGATGGGCTTAGTGCTGATGAGTTGAGCAGCAGGAACAGATTTATCTGAAGATTAATTCAATCAGGTGTGCATCAGGAGAGAAGCTGGCAAACGCTCAGCTACAACGGACAGAATTATTTGATGTACTGCACTTTCCAGAAATGTGAGATCAGTGGCTGCTGTCATGTTATTctatcattttttattcatcccagttttgactttttgtcTCAGGGCCGCCTGCTGAATCTGAGCTGCTCCACTGTGCCCTCATTTGTCCTCTCTATCACGGCCACTACTCAGGTACGGAAACAGATTTTGTATCTAATGTAAATTCTGCAAAATGCTGCAGACATCACTTTGCTGTTCTTTCTGAAATGCTGGCTGCAGTAAGCTGAAGTTAACTGATGTGTCTCAGGCCTTGGCTCTCATCGAGCTGTTCAACGCTCCAGAGGGAAGATACAAGCAGGACGTCTACCTGCTGCCAAAGAAGATGGGCAAGTCCTCACCTTAAACACCCTGAATCTAGGGGGGGTCTataatttgaaaatattgaGCTAACCAGCTTAAACTCTTCTTCTATCCATAAAAACTAGAAATTTCAaaacttttttgtattttcagtttgctTCTCCCTGCTACTGACATATATGCATATATCGTGAGTATTAAAACTTTCATGTAACATTTACACTAAGACTAAAAGGGGAAATCTTTAGACAAGCTTTGTATTTGCAGTTAAATTACTTTGGTTTTGATAAAGATTGATACAAATTAGTGAACTGAaggaaaactgtaaatttagaAACCATTATTCACAAGTAAAAGCTATAAAATCCCCACAACCTGACTAGAATTGCAGTTCTCTCACATTCTGCTGGATTTTCTGAATGTACCATACTTTATCTCACGTGACAAAATGCTGTGGTTGTCTTAAGAGTTTCTACAGCCTATCTTTACATCATCCACAAGCCTAGAAAATTTTGTTATCAAATGTACCTTCCTTTGTTTCCTAAAATGTCACCTGTACTGACTGGAATAAAAGGCAAGATGATCTGAGGGCTGCTGGATTAAGCAAGAAGGAGGCCACTCTATTGCACGTAGAAAACAGAAAGCTCAGTATCCTTGATAGACTAAAGGCCCATGGTGGACCTTTCATGGCAGCTGAACAAATTGATCATTACCTTCTTAAAACCACTGATAACCtcaagacaaagacaaaacgAATGAAAGAAGAAGTTACATATGCCAGAGACACATCAGTATCATTACCAAGGACAAGccatgttttcaagatgtttgcCACAGAAGGAGGGAAGCGAAAGATGCTTACACCAGAGCAATTTggtgaaaatctgaaaatcctCCTCGGAAAAACCAGTGATAGATCAAGAGTTACTCTGGCAGACTTTTGTGTAGCAATGGAAGCCCTTCCCTAATATCAGAAGTACTAGGTCAAGCAGAAGTAACCTGCAAACTTTCAAGTAGATCAAAACAATGAGACAAGACTTTGAAGGAGATGAGTGACTTTGTTGTAAAATCATGCAAAACGCGGTATTTCATTAAACTCAAGTAGCAGAGAGAAGCAAgcattaaaatagaaataagttgtacatgtgtattttttatgtattaaaGGTTGATTTAAACCTATTAGCCAAATATTTTGTGAGAAAAAGGTATTTATAGACCCCCCCTACTGAAACtgtctttcatttttcacaCTCCTCATCAGTGTTGTCAGTTTAATAAAGATCAGCCGTGTGCGTTTAAATCATCAGATGAATATGTGGCCAGTCTTCACCTGGCGACGTTTGACGCTCACCTCACAGAGCTGACTGACGATCAGGCCAAGTATCTGGGCATCAGCAAACACGGACCCTTCAAACCCAACTACTACAGGTGCAGACAAACTTCACCTCACACAcaaaacgcacacaaacacacggatGTATCTAacagaaagtattttttttaaacacaggtATTAAGCTCTTCAGAAAGCCCACTGGCAGTCCTGCAGATGGAGCTCTGACGCCCTCTACAGCCTGAAGCTCACCGAATATTGTGGAGTGACTGCAGGCTTGTATTTTTgttagggtcaatatataattgcgggactttttgtaacatagatTACAGTTATCATAGTtgagatttttgctgttttcaggtctaaaatctaCATGGCCGCctgtaaccaaacaccacatggcatttttacagaaagattcttctaaatattatatatacaattgagtaaaattgaaagctATTCATAAAGAAATTGTactaaacctgttgactacttcatattaactcagaaagccttggaatctggccagtcttttcttcaggaggaaatgacatcatgtggagcaggtcatgtgatctggaattaacacacttcctggagaggtgtttttgtaccGGAGAACTTAGTtcaaagtgatttcttggacacagataaaacttattttccatgtaaaatttgatatattgccaaaaaagaaatatctgtcatgattatctcaacttaataaaaagaacacaatcaaaactgtttctgaatgagctcattttattattgtttagctaattagaaagtggttgcattttagtgatatccagccgtttttttttttttttaatgagtgaTGTTTCCATAATACATAATTACGGAATTTGTAAACACATGATcagaatgaacataaaacacgagtctttttacttttaataaaaatgcaagatatatcccatggacttcaaaagtccctcaaccATATATTGACCCGTACAATGATTTGCCTGTTTATgtgcatttctgttttatatgtTCCAGATTATAAATGTTCACAGTATCCATAAAGTAATCACAGTGATTTCTGGAATGAATCTGATAGAGGAGTTTGTGCATTAAAAATCACTTCATGTTTTACAATCCTGATTTAAGTCTCACATTTAAAGGTCCCACATTGTTCCTCTTTTCATCAAATAAtcaaagtctcacatgtccccacTCCCCACAGTGTGTCTCCAATTAATTGCATTAACAGAATTACTGAACTTTAGTCAGATGAATATTGTTTAGTGAAGTATTAATAGCATCAGGGTCAAACTAATTGTGGCCTGGTTTGATGAATGGCAGAACTAAACATCTTTATATCGTAACAGTTTTTAAGTCTAAAACAACcacacaacacaataaaaatggattttcacgaAATGGGATCTTTAACAATTTGAATAGATTCATATTATTCCTAACGGTGACTGCTCGTTTGTTAGAAATTTGCACAATAAACTCAATGAATCCTAGATACAGAGCTAATAATCTAATTTTATTGAGAACTTCAACCTGTTCTCGGACCGTCCATCACCCAACAAGTACTGTAGCCAAATGCTTTCCTCAATATGGAAcgctttggctggaacacttcggtgctggaacacacttgacattagtagtacattagctataACACATTAGatataatacattagctgtggtacaatagatacaaaaatgaacttgtacacattagctgcggtacagtagatgcaaaacattagctcttagacattagctgcggtacaacagatgcagccaggtgtgcagggagaggatccagctaaagctatcaGATCACAGGTGACGAAGGAGCGAACAAACGGAGGGTgagcgaagggcggcggagcgaacAAACGGAGGGTgagcgaagggcggcggagcgagcgagcgaagggcggcggagcgaacAAACGGAGGGTgagcgaagggcggcggagcgagcgagcaaagggcggcggagcgagcgagcgaagggCAGCGGAGCGAACAAACggagggcggcggagcgagcgagcgaagggcggcggagcgagcgagaaAAGGGcagcggagcgagcgagcgaagggcggcggagagagtgagcgaacggacacctgtgatcaaatagcttcaGCTAaatcctctccctgcacagctttcaactttggctggaacacttcggctggaacacacttgacattagtagtacattagctgtaacacataagatctaatacattagctgcagtacaatagatgcaaagcATGAGCTCTTAGAAAtaagctgcggtacaacagatgcaaaaaaaatgaactcagacattagctgaggtacaatAGATGAAAAAATTGAAcgcagacattagctgcggtacaacagatgcaaataatgagctcatacattagctgcggtacaacagatgcaaataatgagctcttgtAAATTAGCTGCGGTAgaacagatggaaaaaatgagctcttaaaagTTATCTGccatacaatacacaatgcaaaaactgagctcttaaacattagctgtgaaacaacagatgcaaaaactcAGCTCTGAAACAATACCTGCAGTACAaaggatacaaaaaatgagctcaaacattagctgcagtacaatacatgcaaaaaatgagctcacaaaCACTTCGGCTGGAACACTTCGGCTGGAACACTGTAACACTTCGGCTGGAAAACTTCGGGTGGAACACCTCGGATgtaacacacttgacattagtagtacattagctataacacaatagatctaatacattagctgcggtacaacatgcaaaaaatgagctcctaaacattagctgtggtacaacacaaaaaatgagctcatatactagctgcggtacaacagatacaaataatgagctctgaaacattagctgcggtacaatagatataAAAAAGTGAGCtggtatacattagctgcagtacaataaacaatacaaaaaaatgagatctTATACATTAGCGGCAGTACAATACtcgatgaaaaaaatgagctccgaTACACTGGCTGCAGTACaacacatggaaaaaatgagctcttaaacattagctacggtacaatacacacaaaaaatgagctcgtatactagctgtggtacaacagatgtaaaaaaatgagctcataaactttagctgcggtacaacagatgcaaaaaaatgagctcgtatacattagctgcggtataatatatgcaaaaaattagctcaaacattagctgcggtacaatacatgtaacAAATGAGCTcatagattagctgcggtacaatacatgcaaaaaatgagctcgtatacattagctgcggtacaatacatgcaacaaatgagctcgtatacattagctgcggtacaatacatgcaaaaaatgagctcgtatacattagctgcggtacaatacatacaacaaaattagctcttaaacattagctgtggtataatacatgcaaaaaatgagctcgtataaattagctgcggtacaatacatgcaaaaaatgagctcgtatacatcaGCTGTGGacaaatgcacaatgcaaaaaattagctcgcatacattagctgcggtacaataaacaatgcaaaatatgagctcttaaacattagctgcggtacaatacatgcaaaaaatgagctcgtatacattagctgcagtacaatacatacaaaaaaattagctcttaaacattagctgtgatacaatacatgcaacaaATGAGGtagtatacattagctgcagtacaatacatgcaaaaaatgagctcgtgtacagtagatgcaaaaaatgagctcgtatacattagctgcggtaatttacatgcaaaaaatgagctcttatacattagctgtggacaaatgcacaatgcaaaaaatgagctcgtatagattagcagcggtacaataaacaatgcaaaaaatgagctcttaaacattagctgcggtacaatacatgcaaaaaatgatctcgtatacattagctgctatacaatacacaatgcaaaaaatgagctcttaaacattagctgcggtacaacacacaatgagaaaaaatgagctccgatacattagctgcggaacaacacatgcaaaaaatgagctattaaacattagctgcggtacaatacatgcaaaaaatgatctcgtatacattagctgcgctacaatagatgcataaaattagcttgtatacattagctgcagtacaatacatacaaaaaaatgagctcttaaacattagctgtgatacaatacatgcaaaaactgagctcgtatacattagctgcggtacaatacatgaataaaattagctcgtatacattagctgcggtac is a window from the Amphiprion ocellaris isolate individual 3 ecotype Okinawa chromosome 3, ASM2253959v1, whole genome shotgun sequence genome containing:
- the LOC111585436 gene encoding S-adenosylhomocysteine hydrolase-like protein 1 isoform X1, coding for MAEEKTQTGGSWEDLSQPDDSPEPHVEDRDELNGEPGEDESTAAEENTKDQQDKSSPDLLQMLKAAESRWTPQDQDGDGPEAPRAGTDELVTEALKTDMQIQLTDQKQEFNKRQTKTGRRSLSRSISQSSTDSYSSVCSDSSEDETSPRGKDQKTSKGLTDFCIKNIKQAEFGRKEIEIAEQGATVFESALMSSKVMTKWKMPALMILKKRAGGEKPLAGAKVVGCTHITAQTAVLIESLVALGAQCRWSACNIFSTQNAVAAALAEAGTAVFAWRGESEDDFWWCIDKCVGARSWQPNMILDDGGDLTHWIYKKYPSIFKRIRGIVEESVTGVYRLYQLSKASRLCVPAMNVNDSVTKQKFDNLYCCKESILDGLKRTTDVMFGGKQVVVCGYGEVGKGCCAALKALGAVVYVTEVDPICALQACMDGFRVTKLSETIRHIDMVVTCTGNKNVVGREHLDKMKNGCIVCNMGHSNTEIDLASLRTTELKWEHVRPQVDHIIWPDGKRIVLLAEGRLLNLSCSTVPSFVLSITATTQALALIELFNAPEGRYKQDVYLLPKKMDEYVASLHLATFDAHLTELTDDQAKYLGISKHGPFKPNYYRY